One part of the Malus sylvestris chromosome 2, drMalSylv7.2, whole genome shotgun sequence genome encodes these proteins:
- the LOC126608094 gene encoding serpin-ZX-like, giving the protein MDPKQNPTAPSLASEGTLTSSVQLDGGAPAVASTGAAAPAAAEANDSFPLSDSDQSSFTMDPKEASNLTDVALKITSHLLMTEGKEKNIVYSPLSIQVVLWLLTAGSKGPTQDQLLSFLKSDSTEQLHSLASHLVPLIFADGSNRGGPRLCFANSLWVKDYLPIKPSFKEVVDTVYKAAIRHVSFENPEEVRHEVNLWAEKETKGHITEALPPKSVDKYTMLIFSNALYFKGLWSDKFNARETKEDDFHLLNGTSVKAPFMTSSKKQFVEEFDGFKVLKLFYEQGKDMKRQFSMYLLLPDSRDGLPALVKRVCSEPGFLDSHRPQTPVRVGEFKIPMFKFTSTFEASKILKDLGLLLPFNGGDLTEMVEASPDECKIYHKSFIEVNEKGTEAAAVSTAVVKGFGCKSRRPPRPQNIDFVADHPFMLFIREEMTETILFTGHVLNPLEK; this is encoded by the exons ATGGATCCCAAACAAAACCCAACGGCTCCCTCCCTTGCGTCTGAAGGCACTTTGACCTCCTCCGTACAATTGGATGGCGGTGCTCCGGCAGTTGCTTCCACTGGTGCGGCTGCTCCTGCCGCAGCCGAGGCAAACGACTCGTTTCCCTTGTCCGATAGCGATCAATCG AGTTTCACCATGGATCCCAAAGAAGCCAGCAACCTCACCGACGTCGCACTCAAAATCACTAGTCATCTTCTTATGACTGAAGGAAAAGAGAAGAACATCGTGTACTCGCCGCTATCCATCCAGGTCGTACTGTGGCTGTTAACGGCCGGTTCAAAAGGTCCAACACAGGACCAGTTGCTTTCTTTCCTCAAGTCCGACTCCACCGAGCAACTCCACTCTCTCGCCTCCCATCTTGTCCCTCTAATCTTTGCAGACGGATCCAATAGAGGCGGACCCCGCCTATGCTTTGCCAATAGCCTTTGGGTTAAGGATTATCTCCCCATCAAACCTTCTTTCAAAGAGGTTGTGGACACTGTTTATAAGGCGGCTATAAGACATGTTAGTTTCGAGAACCCTGAAGAAGTGAGACATGAAGTGAATTTATGGGCCGAAAAGGAAACGAAAGGCCATATTACTGAGGCTCTTCCTCCTAAGTCAGTTGACAAGTACACCATGCTTATATTTTCAAATGCCTTAtacttcaagggcctttggagCGACAAGTTCAATGCACGGGAAACAAAAGAGGACGACTTCCACCTTCTTAACGGTACTTCTGTTAAGGCTCCGTTCATGACAAGCTCCAAGAAACAATTTGTAGAAGAGTTTGACGGTTTCAAAGTCTTGAAACTATTTTACGAACAAGGCAAAGACATGAAGCGTCAGTTTTCAATGTACTTGTTGCTTCCGGATTCAAGAGATGGGCTCCCTGCTTTGGTGAAGAGAGTTTGTTCCGAGCCTGGTTTCTTAGATAGCCACCGTCCCCAGACACCAGTCAGAGTTGGTGAGTTCAAaattccaatgtttaaatttaccTCTACATTTGAAGCATCCAAAATTCTCAAGGATTTAGGACTGCTGCTGCCTTTCAATGGCGGTGACTTAACGGAGATGGTGGAAGCATCTCCtgatgaatgcaaaatatatcatAAATCTTTCATTGAAGTTAATGAAAAGGGCACAGAAGCTGCGGCTGTTTCTACTGCTGTAGTTAAGGGTTTCGGTTGTAAAAGTCGTCGTCCACCTCGTCCCCAAAATATAGACTTTGTGGCAGATCACCCTTTCATGCTTTTCATCAGAGAGGAAATGACTGAAACTATCTTGTTCACTGGTCATGTTCTCAATCCGCTCGAAAAATGA